The genome window AATTCATTTTTCCACCTTACCTTAAGATCCAAATGAGCTAGAAGAGCTTGAAGTCGCCTTAGAACCACCGCCGAAAAAGCCAGATTTTTTAGCGCTAGATCCCGAAGTAGCACTTGTACTTGCTTTGTTAAAGCTATTAACACTTCTTTGATAAGCACTTTGATTAGAAAATGCTCCTCTTTGTTGGTTGGCAAAGTTTTGATTGTTAAAAAGCTTTGATCCTATCCAACTTCCCAAAATAGCTCCCGCTGCACTTGCAAGTAATGTTTCACCCAAAGAAAGTCCACCACTACTCATTTGAGCATTGTTTGGGTTGGTTAAATTTGAAGTACCATTGTCTATTTTAGCAGCTTCTTCTTGGATTAGTTTGTCCATTTCTTCTTTAGTTAAAACTCTTTCTTGGCCATCAAGCTGCTTTAAAACCACTCTTGTTTCATCACTTGGAAACTGATCTTTGATTTTGTATTGATTTGGTGCGGTTTCTTCGATGATAACAAAAGCACCTTGAGTGTTAGCTGCTTGGCTTAAAGCATTATTTGAATCATTTGTATTACTACTACACGCACTTAAAGCACCTGCACTTATAGCAGCAATACCACTGATCATACTAAGCTTAAGTATAGTTTTAATGTGTTTCATAATCTTTCCTATAATTTATAAGTTTAACTTAATAAGATTTTAACAAAAAAAGTATTAATAAAAATTAATTGCCTTGATTTATCATCAACAAGCAATTTTGAATCAAAATAAAAACAGCAAAAGCAAAAAAGATACAAGCACTAGTATAATCAACTAACTTTAAATTCTTTTCATATAAACGCATCATAAAAGCTTTGGAGAATAACAAAGCAACCAAAGAAAAATAAACAATCGTTTCTAAAACTAAAACAAGTACCAAAACAAGTACCATCCATTGCATTTGTGCAAAATTAAAATTCGCAAACACACTCGCAAAATAAAAAATCACCTTAGGATTAGATAAGTTTGT of Campylobacter sp. 2014D-0216 contains these proteins:
- a CDS encoding UPF0323 family lipoprotein — its product is MKHIKTILKLSMISGIAAISAGALSACSSNTNDSNNALSQAANTQGAFVIIEETAPNQYKIKDQFPSDETRVVLKQLDGQERVLTKEEMDKLIQEEAAKIDNGTSNLTNPNNAQMSSGGLSLGETLLASAAGAILGSWIGSKLFNNQNFANQQRGAFSNQSAYQRSVNSFNKASTSATSGSSAKKSGFFGGGSKATSSSSSSFGS